In one Pseudarthrobacter oxydans genomic region, the following are encoded:
- a CDS encoding NAD-dependent protein deacetylase, whose product MGGQRHGVGLTGFASMPPVPAGPPSAEELDVLVRIRDVLAGDRFALLTGAGLSTDSGIPDYRGPGSPPRSPMTYQEFVKASANRQRYWARNHIGWSHLRRADPNQGHLAAAELERRGHLTGLITQNVDRLHQDAGSVNVVDLHGRYDQVVCLNCRRTYTRRLLAGILEELNPDFLDRAAQTGLVEMAPDADSTVEDQALISSFVVAACPACGGMLKPDFVYFGENVPKDRVEISYRMVDDAAALVVAGSSLTVMSGLRFVRHAAKEGKPVVIINRGATRGDDKATIKLEAGVSESLTWLASELPPV is encoded by the coding sequence GTGGGCGGGCAGCGGCATGGTGTGGGCCTCACAGGCTTCGCGAGCATGCCGCCAGTGCCTGCCGGACCCCCGTCCGCAGAAGAGCTTGACGTCCTGGTCCGGATCCGGGACGTACTGGCAGGGGACCGTTTCGCGCTGCTCACCGGGGCCGGACTCAGTACCGACTCCGGGATCCCGGACTACCGGGGACCCGGTTCGCCCCCTCGTTCGCCCATGACCTACCAGGAGTTCGTCAAGGCGTCCGCCAACCGCCAGCGATACTGGGCGAGGAACCACATCGGCTGGTCCCACCTGCGGCGCGCGGATCCGAACCAGGGCCACCTCGCCGCGGCGGAGCTTGAACGCAGGGGACACCTCACCGGCCTCATCACCCAGAATGTGGACCGCCTGCACCAGGACGCCGGCAGCGTTAACGTCGTCGACCTCCATGGCAGGTATGACCAGGTTGTCTGCCTGAATTGCCGCCGGACCTATACGCGGCGTCTGCTGGCAGGAATCCTCGAGGAGCTGAACCCGGATTTCCTGGACCGGGCGGCACAGACGGGGCTGGTGGAGATGGCACCGGACGCCGATTCCACGGTGGAAGACCAGGCGTTGATCAGCAGTTTTGTGGTGGCGGCCTGCCCCGCCTGCGGAGGAATGCTGAAGCCCGACTTCGTGTACTTCGGTGAGAACGTGCCCAAGGACCGGGTCGAAATCTCCTACCGGATGGTCGATGATGCCGCAGCCCTGGTTGTTGCGGGATCGTCACTGACGGTAATGAGCGGCCTGCGCTTTGTCAGGCACGCCGCCAAGGAGGGCAAGCCGGTGGTCATTATCAACAGGGGAGCAACCCGCGGGGATGACAAAGCAACCATCAAGCTTGAGGCGGGCGTCAGTGAATCGCTGACCTGGCTGGCGTCGGAGCTCCCGCCCGTCTAA
- a CDS encoding peroxiredoxin translates to MTAALAAAAVAVPAVGGAAPDFELVNQYGEPVRLSSFRGQNVVLVFYPFAFSGICTGELCELRDNLALFQDANATVLAVSVDSKFSLRAYAAQERYSFDLLADFWPHGEVARLYGVFDADSGMARRGTFIIDAGGTIRYSVVNPRGQARDLGEYRTALAGLEKA, encoded by the coding sequence GTGACGGCAGCGCTTGCCGCTGCCGCCGTAGCTGTCCCCGCGGTCGGTGGGGCCGCACCTGACTTCGAACTCGTTAACCAATACGGTGAGCCGGTCAGGTTGTCCTCCTTCCGGGGCCAGAACGTGGTCCTTGTGTTCTATCCCTTTGCATTCTCCGGTATCTGCACCGGTGAGCTCTGCGAACTGCGGGATAACCTCGCGCTGTTCCAGGATGCGAACGCCACCGTCCTGGCCGTCTCAGTGGACAGCAAATTCAGCCTCAGGGCCTATGCTGCCCAGGAACGGTACAGCTTCGACCTGCTCGCGGACTTCTGGCCGCATGGCGAGGTCGCCAGGCTGTATGGGGTGTTCGACGCCGACAGCGGCATGGCACGGCGGGGCACCTTCATCATCGATGCGGGCGGAACCATCCGGTACAGCGTGGTGAATCCGCGGGGCCAGGCCCGGGACCTCGGGGAATACCGCACGGCACTTGCCGGGCTCGAAAAGGCCTGA
- a CDS encoding DUF3052 domain-containing protein: MSEADAATSVNVAEKLGFKNGDLIQEFGYDDDVDFDLRDDIEDLTGSELLDEDDHEVADAVIFWWRDGDGDLVDSLMDSLTTLSENGVVWVLTPKSGRAGYVSPADIQEAAPTAGLHVTTSAGVSKDWSATRLVSRKNK; the protein is encoded by the coding sequence GTGAGCGAGGCCGACGCCGCCACTTCGGTAAATGTGGCGGAAAAATTGGGTTTCAAGAACGGGGATCTGATTCAGGAGTTCGGTTACGACGACGACGTCGATTTCGACTTGCGTGACGATATTGAGGACCTCACCGGTTCTGAGCTGCTGGACGAGGACGACCATGAAGTGGCGGACGCCGTCATCTTCTGGTGGCGCGACGGCGACGGAGACCTCGTTGACAGTCTGATGGATTCGCTGACCACGCTGAGCGAAAACGGCGTGGTGTGGGTGCTGACACCCAAGTCCGGCCGGGCTGGATATGTCTCCCCGGCAGACATCCAGGAGGCAGCGCCGACGGCCGGGCTGCACGTTACCACCTCAGCGGGCGTGTCCAAGGACTGGAGCGCAACGCGGCTGGTGAGCAGGAAGAACAAGTGA
- the aceE gene encoding pyruvate dehydrogenase (acetyl-transferring), homodimeric type codes for MAAGEDTSHILSGLTNQLPDRDPEETAEWVESLDALIREQGTERAQFIMRSLLQRAGAQSVGVPMVTTTDYVNTIPVDQEAEFPGNEEFERRYRAYMRWNAAVMVHRAQRANIGVGGHISTYAGAATLYEVGFNHFFRGKDHPGGGDQVFFQGHASPGMYARAFMEGRLSEEDLDGFRQEKSREGHALSSYPHPRLMPHFWEFPTVSMGIGPMNAIYQAQSNRYLHNRGLKDTSDQQVWAFLGDGEMDEPESRGLLQLAANENLDNLNFVINCNLQRLDGPVRGNGKIMQELEAFFRGAGWNVIKVVWGREWDDLLTKDTDGSLVKIMNETPDGDYQTYKAESGGFVREHFFGKTPQTKDMVADLTDDQIWNLKRGGHDYRKVYAAYKAATEFKGKPTVILAKTVKGYGLGPHFEGRNATHQMKKLTLDDLKKFRDHLRIPITDEQLEKDLYQPPYYHPGNDAPEIKYMMERRAALGGAVPERRSKHAEITLPDAKSYEVAKRGSGKQQAATTMAFVRLLKDLMRDKNFGKHIAPIIPDEARTFGMDAFFPTAKIYNPKGQNYLSVDRDLVLAYKESAQGQLIHPGINEAGAVAAFTAAGTAYATHGVPLVPVYVFYSMFGFQRTGDAFWAAADQMTRGFIIGATAGRTTLTGEGLQHADGHSPLLASTNPAVVTYDPAYGYEMGHIIRDGIERMYGPDSEDRNLMYYLTVYNEPITQPAEPEELDVEGVIKGIYLLAPAKIDGPRTQILASGVSVPWAIEAQRILAEDWSVSADVWSVTSWNELRRDGLAAEEEAFLNPGEPARVPFVTRQLEGATGPVVAVSDYMKAVPDQIRQFVPNEFATLGADGFGFSDTRAAARRFFKNDTHSIVVRSLEMLARRGEVDSQAPIKAIEKYRLHNVNAGTTGNAGGEA; via the coding sequence GTGGCTGCAGGAGAAGATACCTCCCATATCCTCAGCGGGTTGACTAACCAGCTGCCTGATCGTGATCCCGAAGAGACTGCCGAGTGGGTTGAGTCCCTGGATGCATTGATCAGGGAACAGGGCACCGAGCGTGCCCAATTCATCATGCGGAGCCTGCTGCAGCGTGCCGGCGCGCAGAGCGTCGGGGTGCCGATGGTGACCACCACCGATTACGTGAACACCATCCCGGTGGACCAGGAAGCGGAATTCCCGGGCAACGAGGAATTCGAGCGCCGTTACCGGGCCTACATGCGCTGGAACGCTGCGGTGATGGTCCACCGGGCCCAGCGGGCGAACATCGGGGTGGGCGGACACATCTCCACCTATGCCGGGGCCGCGACCCTGTACGAGGTCGGGTTCAACCACTTCTTCCGGGGCAAGGACCACCCCGGCGGCGGGGACCAGGTCTTCTTCCAGGGCCACGCCTCCCCCGGCATGTACGCCCGCGCGTTCATGGAAGGCCGGCTCTCCGAGGAGGACCTGGACGGGTTCCGGCAGGAAAAGTCCCGCGAGGGCCACGCCCTGTCCTCCTACCCGCACCCGCGCCTGATGCCGCACTTCTGGGAATTCCCCACCGTGTCCATGGGCATCGGGCCGATGAACGCGATCTACCAGGCCCAGTCCAACCGGTACCTGCACAACCGCGGCCTGAAGGACACCAGTGACCAGCAGGTCTGGGCGTTCCTCGGCGACGGCGAAATGGACGAGCCCGAGTCCCGCGGCCTGCTCCAGCTCGCCGCGAACGAGAACCTGGACAACCTCAACTTCGTGATCAACTGCAACCTCCAGCGCCTGGACGGGCCGGTCCGGGGCAACGGCAAGATCATGCAGGAACTCGAAGCGTTCTTCCGCGGTGCGGGCTGGAACGTGATCAAGGTCGTCTGGGGCCGGGAATGGGACGACCTCCTCACCAAGGACACCGACGGGTCGCTGGTGAAGATCATGAACGAAACCCCCGACGGGGACTACCAGACCTACAAGGCCGAATCCGGCGGGTTCGTCCGCGAACACTTCTTCGGCAAGACCCCGCAGACCAAGGACATGGTCGCGGACCTCACCGATGACCAGATCTGGAACCTCAAGCGCGGCGGCCACGACTACCGCAAGGTCTACGCCGCCTACAAGGCAGCCACCGAATTCAAGGGCAAGCCCACCGTCATCCTGGCCAAGACCGTCAAGGGCTACGGCCTCGGACCGCACTTCGAGGGCCGCAACGCGACCCACCAGATGAAGAAACTCACCCTGGATGACCTGAAGAAGTTCCGCGACCACCTGCGGATCCCTATCACGGACGAACAGCTCGAAAAAGACCTGTACCAGCCCCCGTACTACCACCCCGGCAACGACGCTCCCGAAATCAAATACATGATGGAGCGCCGCGCAGCCCTGGGCGGGGCCGTCCCGGAACGACGGTCCAAGCACGCCGAGATCACCTTGCCGGACGCGAAGTCCTACGAGGTCGCCAAGCGGGGCTCGGGCAAGCAGCAGGCCGCCACCACCATGGCCTTCGTGCGCCTGCTCAAGGACCTGATGCGGGACAAGAACTTCGGCAAGCACATCGCCCCGATCATCCCCGACGAGGCCCGCACGTTCGGCATGGACGCGTTCTTCCCCACGGCCAAGATCTACAACCCCAAGGGCCAGAACTACCTCTCCGTGGACCGCGACCTCGTCCTGGCGTACAAGGAATCCGCCCAAGGCCAGCTGATCCACCCCGGCATCAACGAAGCCGGCGCCGTCGCAGCCTTCACCGCCGCCGGCACCGCCTACGCCACCCACGGCGTGCCCCTGGTCCCGGTCTACGTGTTCTACTCCATGTTCGGCTTCCAGCGCACCGGCGACGCCTTCTGGGCCGCAGCCGACCAAATGACCCGCGGCTTCATCATCGGCGCCACCGCAGGACGGACCACCCTCACCGGCGAAGGCCTCCAGCACGCCGACGGCCACTCCCCCCTGCTCGCCTCCACCAACCCCGCCGTCGTCACCTACGACCCCGCCTACGGCTACGAAATGGGCCACATCATCCGCGACGGCATCGAACGCATGTACGGGCCGGACTCGGAAGACCGGAACCTGATGTACTACCTCACCGTGTACAACGAGCCGATCACCCAGCCCGCAGAACCCGAGGAACTCGACGTCGAGGGCGTCATCAAGGGCATCTACCTGCTCGCCCCGGCAAAGATCGACGGTCCCCGGACCCAGATCCTCGCCTCCGGCGTGTCGGTGCCCTGGGCCATCGAAGCCCAGCGGATCCTCGCAGAAGACTGGTCCGTGTCAGCAGACGTCTGGTCCGTCACGTCCTGGAACGAACTGCGCCGCGACGGCCTCGCCGCCGAAGAGGAAGCCTTCCTCAACCCCGGCGAACCCGCCCGCGTCCCCTTCGTCACCCGGCAGCTCGAAGGAGCCACCGGACCCGTCGTCGCCGTGTCCGACTACATGAAAGCCGTCCCCGACCAGATCCGGCAATTCGTGCCCAACGAATTCGCCACCCTCGGCGCCGACGGCTTCGGCTTCTCCGACACCCGCGCCGCCGCCCGCCGCTTCTTCAAGAACGACACCCACTCCATCGTGGTGCGTTCACTGGAGATGCTCGCGCGCCGCGGTGAAGTGGATTCGCAGGCTCCGATCAAGGCGATTGAGAAGTACAGGCTCCACAACGTCAATGCCGGCACCACCGGCAACGCCGGCGGCGAGGCTTAG
- a CDS encoding CdaR family transcriptional regulator, whose protein sequence is MPAPATPSAKRKPSTPRVTPEKSETLKKLRANVGQLSTTTMRELEKSLPWYSRLSSDERSALGMVAQNGIAAFVTWYERPSSPSWILTDVFGTAPTELTRSISLQKALQLIRIVVEVVEDQVPVIAPEADQPSLREAVLRYSREVAFAAADVYARAAESRGSWDTRLEALIVDAILRGENTDALRSRIAALGWKAQERFTVMVGNSPSEPSASYVSELRRMAGRYAEDALVGIQGDRLILILGGVQDRETAYVKLSEMFAPGPVVYGPEAGSLLEASGSAQSAFAGLTAARAWPAAPRPVAADDLLPERVISGDDAARRSLVKNIYRPLLAASNGLVETLGTYLELGHSLEATARELFVHANTVRYRLKRVCDVTGWDPLLPREAFVLQAALVVGRLSAPPKAAAERLPSRNQA, encoded by the coding sequence ATGCCAGCACCTGCCACCCCGTCCGCCAAGCGCAAACCGTCCACGCCCAGGGTCACGCCGGAGAAATCCGAGACGCTGAAGAAACTGCGGGCAAACGTGGGCCAGCTGTCCACCACCACCATGCGCGAGCTGGAAAAGTCGCTGCCTTGGTACAGCCGGCTCAGCTCGGACGAACGCTCGGCCCTGGGCATGGTGGCCCAGAACGGCATCGCCGCTTTTGTCACCTGGTACGAGCGGCCAAGCTCGCCGTCGTGGATCCTCACGGACGTCTTCGGCACCGCGCCCACCGAACTGACCCGGTCCATCAGCCTGCAGAAGGCGCTGCAGCTGATCCGGATCGTCGTCGAGGTGGTGGAGGACCAGGTTCCCGTGATTGCGCCGGAAGCTGACCAGCCATCACTGCGGGAAGCAGTGTTGAGGTACTCGCGGGAAGTCGCTTTCGCTGCCGCCGACGTCTACGCCCGGGCCGCCGAATCCCGCGGTTCCTGGGACACCCGGCTCGAAGCCCTCATCGTGGACGCCATCCTGCGCGGGGAAAACACGGACGCCCTGCGCTCCAGGATCGCGGCACTGGGCTGGAAGGCGCAGGAGCGCTTCACCGTCATGGTGGGCAATTCTCCCTCGGAGCCCAGCGCCAGCTACGTCAGCGAGCTGCGCCGGATGGCCGGCCGGTATGCGGAGGACGCCCTGGTGGGCATCCAGGGCGACCGGCTCATCCTCATCCTGGGTGGCGTCCAGGACCGGGAAACCGCGTATGTGAAGCTCAGCGAAATGTTTGCGCCCGGGCCGGTGGTGTACGGCCCGGAGGCCGGTTCCCTGCTGGAAGCCAGCGGATCGGCCCAGTCGGCCTTCGCCGGGCTGACAGCGGCCAGGGCATGGCCCGCCGCGCCGCGTCCGGTGGCCGCAGACGATCTGCTCCCGGAACGCGTCATCTCCGGGGACGACGCCGCGCGCCGTTCCCTCGTCAAGAACATCTACCGCCCGTTGCTGGCGGCGTCCAACGGCCTGGTGGAGACCCTGGGAACCTACCTGGAACTGGGCCATTCGCTGGAGGCAACGGCGCGGGAACTCTTCGTCCATGCCAACACCGTCCGGTACCGGCTCAAGCGTGTCTGTGACGTCACAGGCTGGGATCCGCTCCTGCCCAGGGAAGCCTTTGTCCTGCAGGCTGCGCTCGTGGTGGGGCGTCTTTCCGCCCCGCCTAAAGCTGCCGCGGAGCGCCTGCCGTCCCGGAATCAAGCCTAA
- a CDS encoding ACP S-malonyltransferase codes for MLAIVCPGQGSQTPGFLAPWLELPSVAGQLASLSEIAGIDLVAHGTTSDEETIKDTAVAQPLIVAAGLVAAGSLFDVELSSLPVILAGHSVGEITASALAGVLTEQEAMTFVRERANSMAAAASVTPTGMSAVVGGDPAEVLAAITAAGATPANVNGAGQTVAAGTFEQLNALAANPPAKARVIPLKVAGAFHTSHMAPAVSALKALQPQLKPQAPKVPLLSNYDGGEVTDGSAAVDSLIAQVSRPVRWDRCMEAMVARGVTGVIELAPAGTLAGLAKRGMPGVKTVAVKTPDDLSAALALFAELEGDA; via the coding sequence GTGCTTGCAATAGTTTGCCCTGGACAGGGCTCACAGACCCCGGGTTTTCTGGCCCCTTGGCTGGAACTGCCCTCGGTGGCAGGCCAACTGGCCTCCTTGAGCGAGATCGCAGGCATTGACCTGGTCGCCCACGGAACCACCTCGGATGAGGAAACCATCAAGGACACCGCGGTCGCGCAGCCCCTGATCGTCGCAGCCGGCCTTGTTGCCGCGGGTTCGCTGTTTGATGTTGAGCTCAGTTCCCTTCCGGTTATCCTCGCGGGCCACTCCGTAGGTGAAATCACCGCGTCCGCCCTCGCCGGAGTGCTCACGGAGCAGGAAGCCATGACGTTCGTGCGCGAGCGTGCCAACAGCATGGCAGCGGCTGCCTCCGTCACTCCCACGGGCATGAGCGCCGTAGTTGGCGGCGACCCCGCCGAGGTCCTTGCGGCCATCACGGCCGCGGGCGCCACCCCCGCTAACGTCAACGGGGCGGGCCAGACCGTCGCAGCAGGCACTTTTGAACAGCTGAACGCCTTGGCCGCGAACCCGCCCGCGAAGGCCAGGGTCATTCCCCTTAAGGTGGCCGGCGCGTTCCACACCAGCCACATGGCCCCCGCCGTCAGCGCCCTCAAGGCGCTGCAGCCGCAGTTGAAGCCGCAGGCACCGAAGGTGCCGCTGCTGTCCAACTACGACGGCGGCGAAGTCACTGACGGCAGCGCCGCCGTCGACAGCCTTATTGCCCAGGTGTCACGTCCCGTCCGCTGGGACCGCTGCATGGAGGCGATGGTTGCCCGGGGCGTCACCGGCGTCATTGAACTTGCCCCCGCCGGCACCCTGGCCGGCCTCGCCAAACGGGGCATGCCCGGCGTCAAGACCGTAGCCGTCAAGACCCCCGACGACCTTTCCGCCGCCCTGGCACTCTTCGCAGAACTGGAGGGAGACGCATGA